A genomic stretch from Pseudomonas alkylphenolica includes:
- a CDS encoding malto-oligosyltrehalose synthase: MISLNATLRLQFHAGFTLDDALALVPYFARLGISHLYASPLLSAQPGSLHGYDVIDPTRVNPALGGEAALIRLVAALRLHGMGLILDIVSNHMAVGSNNPWWQDLLSWGRRSRYSTFFDIQWHSSDPLLEGQLLLPFLASDYGAALQAGDIPLSFQASDGSFHIRHHEQRFPVCPADYGQILCLSEHPAVHALGKRFEALHSEAQAADKAVLLHQQLQALAAKVSLDSLLDAFDGRTATGFERLHHLLEQQAYRLASWRTAADDINWRRFFDINELAGLRVERSEVFEATHQKIFELIRTGLVDGLRIDHIDGLADPRGYCRKLRRRVDTLLAQRPLNAALEHLPIYVEKILGANEQLHRDWGVDGTTGYEFMNQVSLLQHDPEGEDILNEAWSALSERPAFAEELRLARQQVLSTSLAGDFESVAQALLQVARDDLMSRDLTLGAIRRALQALVEHYPVYRTYLHAGGRSAEDLPFFSHAMAAARQNLSEGDWPVLDALQRWLGGQPWRSLPPGPSRKHLRHACIRFQQLTAPTAAKAVEDTAFYRSALLLSRNDVGFDAEQFSAPPEAFHQACEQRLQQFPHNLLCTATHDHKRGEDNRARLAVLSERSRWFVSRVEHWRELAAPLRSTLADGMAPSAGDEWLLYQTLLGSWPLDLNESDPLALQAYAERLLQWQRKALREAKLRSSWSVPNEAYEHACQAFTHGLLQDPQCQQLRHSLAQAAQSIACAGALNSLAQCLLRMTVPGVPDLYQGNEFWDLSLVDPDNRRAVDFAARRQALDDSTNTTQLLQDWRNGRIKQALISQVLEQRQQYPELFSQGRYLPLQVQGRHAAKVLAFARIGDAARAIVIVPRLACGLLGDTPVPLIAPQHWEDTRLLLPFALSPAHCSGLFASSVVTASKELLLSAALKEFPVNLLIDHA, translated from the coding sequence TTGATCAGCCTGAATGCCACGCTGCGCCTGCAGTTTCATGCCGGCTTCACCCTCGATGACGCGCTGGCGCTGGTGCCCTACTTCGCCCGGCTGGGCATCAGCCACCTGTACGCCTCTCCGCTGCTCAGTGCGCAGCCTGGTTCGCTGCATGGCTACGACGTGATCGACCCGACCCGCGTCAACCCGGCACTCGGTGGCGAAGCGGCACTGATCAGACTGGTGGCGGCGTTGCGCCTGCATGGCATGGGCCTGATCCTCGACATCGTCTCCAACCACATGGCGGTCGGCAGCAACAACCCCTGGTGGCAAGACCTGCTGAGCTGGGGCCGGCGCAGCCGCTACAGCACGTTCTTCGATATCCAGTGGCACTCCAGCGATCCCTTGCTCGAAGGCCAGCTGCTGCTGCCGTTTCTCGCCAGTGACTACGGTGCAGCCTTGCAGGCCGGCGACATCCCGTTGAGCTTCCAGGCCAGCGATGGCAGCTTCCACATCCGTCACCATGAGCAGCGCTTTCCTGTCTGCCCGGCCGATTACGGACAGATCCTCTGCCTGAGCGAGCACCCTGCAGTGCACGCCCTGGGCAAACGCTTTGAGGCTTTGCACAGCGAGGCTCAAGCCGCCGACAAGGCCGTGTTGCTGCACCAGCAATTGCAGGCGCTGGCCGCAAAAGTTTCGCTCGACAGCCTGCTCGATGCCTTTGACGGGCGCACAGCAACAGGCTTCGAACGCCTGCACCACCTGCTCGAACAGCAGGCCTATCGCCTGGCCAGCTGGCGTACCGCCGCCGATGACATCAACTGGCGGCGCTTTTTCGACATCAACGAGCTGGCCGGCCTGCGGGTCGAGCGTAGCGAGGTGTTCGAAGCCACTCACCAGAAGATTTTCGAGCTGATCCGCACCGGTCTGGTCGATGGCCTGCGCATCGATCACATCGACGGCCTGGCCGATCCGCGTGGTTATTGCCGCAAACTGCGCCGGCGCGTCGATACCCTGTTGGCTCAGCGCCCGCTGAATGCGGCGCTGGAGCACCTGCCGATCTATGTCGAGAAGATTCTCGGCGCCAACGAGCAATTGCACCGTGACTGGGGGGTGGATGGCACCACCGGCTACGAGTTCATGAACCAGGTCAGCCTGTTGCAGCATGACCCGGAGGGCGAAGACATCCTCAACGAAGCCTGGAGTGCCCTCAGTGAGCGCCCGGCCTTTGCCGAAGAACTACGCCTGGCCCGCCAGCAGGTGCTCAGCACTAGCCTGGCCGGGGATTTCGAATCGGTTGCCCAGGCGTTGTTGCAGGTCGCCCGCGACGACCTGATGAGCCGCGACCTGACCCTGGGCGCGATTCGCCGGGCGCTGCAGGCGCTGGTCGAGCATTACCCGGTGTACCGCACTTACCTGCATGCTGGCGGACGCAGCGCCGAAGATCTGCCGTTCTTCAGCCACGCCATGGCGGCTGCCCGGCAAAACCTCAGCGAAGGCGACTGGCCGGTGCTCGATGCCCTGCAGCGCTGGCTCGGCGGCCAACCCTGGCGCAGCCTGCCACCCGGCCCGTCGCGTAAACACCTGCGCCATGCCTGCATCCGCTTTCAGCAGCTGACCGCGCCAACAGCCGCCAAAGCCGTCGAAGACACCGCCTTCTACCGCTCGGCGTTGCTGCTTTCGCGCAATGACGTGGGCTTCGATGCCGAGCAGTTCAGCGCACCGCCCGAAGCCTTTCACCAGGCCTGTGAGCAGCGCCTGCAACAGTTCCCGCACAACCTGCTGTGTACCGCCACCCACGACCACAAGCGTGGTGAAGACAACCGCGCGCGCCTGGCGGTGTTGAGCGAACGCAGTCGCTGGTTCGTCAGCCGGGTCGAGCACTGGCGTGAATTGGCCGCGCCGCTGCGCAGCACCCTGGCCGATGGCATGGCGCCGAGCGCGGGTGATGAATGGCTGCTGTACCAGACCTTGCTGGGCAGCTGGCCCCTGGACCTGAACGAAAGCGATCCGCTGGCGCTGCAGGCCTATGCCGAGCGACTGTTGCAATGGCAACGCAAGGCCCTGCGCGAAGCCAAACTACGCAGCAGCTGGAGCGTGCCGAACGAAGCCTACGAACACGCGTGCCAGGCCTTCACCCATGGCCTGCTGCAAGACCCGCAGTGCCAGCAACTGCGCCATTCCCTGGCCCAGGCAGCGCAATCGATCGCCTGCGCCGGGGCCCTGAACAGCCTCGCCCAGTGCCTGCTGCGCATGACCGTCCCCGGGGTGCCCGACCTGTACCAGGGCAATGAGTTCTGGGACCTGAGCCTGGTCGATCCGGACAACCGTCGCGCCGTGGACTTTGCTGCCCGGCGCCAGGCGCTGGACGACAGCACCAACACGACGCAGCTGCTCCAGGATTGGCGCAACGGCCGGATCAAACAGGCGCTGATCAGCCAGGTGCTGGAACAGCGCCAGCAGTACCCCGAACTGTTCAGCCAGGGCCGCTATCTGCCACTGCAGGTGCAGGGTAGACACGCCGCCAAGGTGCTGGCCTTCGCCCGGATCGGTGACGCTGCGCGAGCGATCGTGATTGTGCCGCGCCTGGCCTGTGGCTTGCTTGGTGATACCCCGGTTCCGTTGATTGCACCGCAGCACTGGGAAGATACCCGGCTGCTGTTGCCGTTCGCCTTGTCACCTGCCCATTGCTCGGGACTTTTTGCCAGCAGCGTAGTCACAGCCTCAAAGGAGCTGTTACTCAGCGCTGCACTCAAGGAGTTTCCGGTCAACCTGTTGATTGATCATGCCTAA
- a CDS encoding DUF2934 domain-containing protein, which translates to MSIEEKRVREFAYQIWESEGKPEGQESRHWEMARKLAEAEALAPKATPRKARAKPAAPASPPSKPAAVKKPRTPKKPPVA; encoded by the coding sequence ATGAGTATCGAAGAAAAACGTGTTCGAGAGTTCGCCTACCAGATCTGGGAATCGGAGGGTAAGCCCGAAGGCCAGGAGTCCCGGCACTGGGAAATGGCACGCAAACTCGCCGAAGCCGAAGCCCTGGCGCCCAAGGCGACGCCGCGCAAGGCCAGGGCCAAACCGGCTGCACCGGCGTCACCGCCGAGCAAACCGGCGGCGGTGAAAAAACCGCGGACGCCGAAGAAACCGCCGGTTGCATGA